A window of the Blastopirellula sediminis genome harbors these coding sequences:
- a CDS encoding tyrosine-type recombinase/integrase, with protein sequence MRKTLDEALNYNWRVFQRRQMYYADGRSNSPDLGRHSLGTRNRAEANQQLHRLDRKLAIENGIVVEHLGETAFPAIPIEVGMGQYLDHCRRPRVMGGKTEGTIKRYRSVGDKFAAYCKKKGVASWQGVSKMIIEQYGGDLDRQEYAQRTISLEMHLVQHVVHWFIDEKRLPEQMRMKLGLKKLTGSDTYCYSRAEVSAILDHCKSDPDLAWLYDLLATLAMTGIRIGEAVQLRHADIEWEPRPILRIADEGASHRKAKMKSARKTKGKRGRIVPIHPDLAPVLQRIERNRDGYVFHGPRGGRLKADTARVIFKRDVVEPLADQFPTEVGDIGFVHARFHSFRHYFVSQCSAAGASDGQIMDWVGHKDSEMVSIYRHQFDAAGQERMQSIQFTSP encoded by the coding sequence ATGCGCAAGACACTAGACGAGGCTTTGAACTACAACTGGCGCGTTTTTCAGCGTCGCCAGATGTACTACGCGGACGGCAGGTCGAATTCTCCCGATTTAGGGCGACATTCTCTCGGAACGCGCAACCGAGCCGAGGCGAATCAACAACTCCACCGGCTAGATCGCAAGCTGGCCATCGAGAACGGCATCGTTGTTGAGCACCTTGGCGAAACGGCGTTTCCTGCGATTCCGATCGAAGTCGGTATGGGCCAATACCTTGATCATTGTCGTCGCCCGCGAGTGATGGGGGGAAAGACGGAAGGGACGATCAAGCGATACCGGTCCGTTGGCGACAAGTTCGCCGCCTATTGTAAGAAAAAGGGGGTCGCTTCCTGGCAGGGCGTCTCCAAAATGATCATCGAGCAATACGGCGGCGACTTGGACCGACAAGAGTACGCGCAACGAACGATCTCGTTGGAAATGCATCTCGTCCAGCATGTCGTCCATTGGTTCATCGACGAAAAGCGACTTCCCGAGCAGATGCGAATGAAGTTGGGCCTGAAGAAGCTGACTGGCAGCGATACCTACTGCTATTCGCGCGCGGAAGTCAGTGCGATTCTCGATCACTGCAAATCCGACCCGGATTTGGCGTGGTTGTACGACTTGTTGGCGACCCTGGCGATGACCGGAATTCGGATCGGCGAAGCGGTTCAATTGCGGCACGCCGATATCGAATGGGAGCCGCGGCCGATTTTGAGAATCGCCGACGAAGGGGCTAGTCATCGGAAGGCGAAAATGAAGTCCGCGCGAAAGACGAAAGGGAAGCGCGGGAGAATTGTCCCGATTCATCCCGACCTGGCGCCGGTCCTGCAGCGGATTGAACGGAACCGCGACGGGTACGTCTTTCACGGTCCTCGGGGTGGGCGGCTTAAGGCCGATACGGCCCGCGTTATTTTTAAACGTGACGTGGTCGAACCGCTCGCGGACCAATTTCCGACGGAGGTGGGTGACATCGGCTTCGTCCATGCCCGGTTCCACAGTTTTCGGCATTACTTCGTCAGTCAATGTTCGGCCGCCGGCGCGTCCGATGGACAGATCATGGACTGGGTTGGTCATAAAGATTCAGAGATGGTGTCGATTTACCGGCATCAATTCGACGCCGCTGGCCAAGAGCGGATGCAGTCGATCCAATTCACTTCTCCCTGA
- a CDS encoding helix-turn-helix domain-containing protein — MSDFSDEAAQLLSIQELSDRSGVSVVTLRRWVKSGAISYFQPGGKNGRLLFPADAIQASASNLPASERPSPRAGRRPKWQS; from the coding sequence ATGTCCGATTTTTCAGATGAAGCAGCGCAACTGCTTTCGATTCAAGAGCTAAGCGACCGCTCCGGCGTTTCCGTCGTCACTCTGCGGCGATGGGTGAAGTCTGGAGCGATTTCGTATTTTCAGCCAGGCGGCAAGAACGGCCGCCTTCTTTTTCCTGCGGATGCGATTCAGGCGTCCGCGTCAAATCTCCCCGCGTCGGAGCGTCCATCGCCCCGAGCGGGGCGACGTCCGAAGTGGCAATCGTAG
- a CDS encoding caspase family protein, whose translation MDRIRSLLTILAIIVGCDNFVGFAAAGEAAYESVQSVMPQLVIDPKGLTGEPVVSVSMSDDGQYVAAASGKQVVVWDLQTGQLITTLRGYREPGGFSSGTINVVRFMPNSHHLLVAVTDNSEFGSTRVYDLTNPNEIHQLIEGHLGCTQNLAISPSGQTLATTGCDGMLYVLRWDRDRERWQPNRNFVYGSLEGIPAPFDEKHGPRYSLRPNFIMPLDDDWIMWTSPTECSMISTETGRIEQHFDNWPNAAHNLMHLMSRQQLPGVGGAASASDFAIGSAYWTAMAGTSDNSNFWAAVWKEDSDLPATVYRKHRIDPTSIDYNPRTGLVASGDAFGEVHIWDARTGAQFKRLRPENKQLYRADWSDDGKTLLLADSFYSDPSRYHFNHFGPVSLAFDLETRRFRDAAPVPDKAEAIDIVDPKSGGPASVLSSLRNSPDAPADTRDLTLKVNDKRYNLNPHLLPDPVRNQILGTRLFRESEFGSPWSYAANPHSGQGGGPHSIIVGSKTGQVMQFEIAPVKGTGPPVMLVIRKFVGHTGAVTSVAISPDGTRLATSSWDGTIRLWKLGPIAPQGDVDFASDGSSVTNVPPASEAARAGIIARDVIVKFNDGSFFERNYLFTQDSLLPGAEVDLKIARKSDPLSPWKVMTKTIRLSPAPEIVEPYLTLFLDRHGEWVGYTPRGYFDGTPQGQQYVGWHLNRARHQTAEFYAVGQFDQLYRPDIVRETIRLADESEAIQLANGELREMPNPPDDNLDFRNRDTVEAHRPPEVAVSHKPLPPNGGRYSVLVETRVATAVDKPVKKIDVRSNGQPVLVLPIDEHEQVVGNQRIRVLTHEVPLPTRENVITVEAIGESTQTTERREINIKPAEVMNDETPNLYILAIGISEYQNPSLKLQFAHKDAIDFANAWRRYEGQHYSKVISKVLVDEEATTNNIRDAMDWLSRSVRPHKDLAFVFLAGHAVYERRAGWFFGAVNLDRDRLRATGIGHDELTGWLDDELPCDKILFTDTCHATKAVREMGFLPRHPQEKDIWRETNTLVIASCNDDQESVESNLWENGAFTEAMLEALSGSVADYDGDFWISLKEISVYLDNKVPNLASELGIVQHPSMKNRLGIGKLVLAPVVIP comes from the coding sequence ATGGATCGCATCCGATCACTTCTTACCATCCTCGCGATTATCGTCGGCTGCGACAATTTCGTCGGGTTTGCAGCCGCCGGCGAGGCCGCCTACGAATCGGTGCAGAGCGTAATGCCGCAATTGGTGATCGATCCCAAAGGGCTTACCGGCGAGCCGGTCGTGTCGGTCTCGATGAGTGACGACGGTCAGTACGTTGCGGCCGCCAGTGGCAAGCAGGTGGTGGTCTGGGACCTGCAAACTGGTCAGCTGATTACGACATTGCGCGGCTATCGAGAACCGGGCGGCTTCAGTTCCGGTACGATCAACGTCGTCCGCTTCATGCCCAACAGCCACCATTTGCTGGTCGCCGTTACCGACAACTCGGAATTTGGTTCGACTCGCGTTTATGATTTGACGAATCCCAACGAGATTCACCAATTGATCGAAGGTCATCTCGGCTGTACGCAGAACCTGGCGATTTCTCCTTCGGGACAAACGCTGGCTACCACTGGATGCGACGGCATGCTTTATGTCTTGCGGTGGGACCGTGATCGAGAAAGGTGGCAGCCGAACCGAAATTTCGTGTACGGATCGTTGGAGGGGATACCTGCTCCTTTTGATGAAAAGCATGGTCCACGATATTCGCTGAGACCGAACTTCATCATGCCCTTGGATGATGACTGGATAATGTGGACGTCGCCGACGGAGTGCAGCATGATCTCGACCGAGACCGGCCGCATCGAACAGCATTTCGACAATTGGCCAAATGCCGCACACAACCTGATGCACCTTATGAGTCGTCAACAATTGCCAGGGGTTGGGGGAGCGGCAAGCGCGTCGGATTTCGCTATCGGCAGCGCTTACTGGACGGCGATGGCAGGCACATCGGACAATTCCAATTTTTGGGCCGCCGTGTGGAAAGAAGATTCGGATCTCCCTGCAACGGTCTACAGGAAGCATCGAATTGACCCCACCTCAATCGACTACAACCCACGCACGGGCTTGGTCGCTAGCGGCGATGCGTTTGGCGAGGTTCACATTTGGGACGCGCGGACCGGTGCGCAGTTCAAACGCCTTCGTCCAGAAAACAAGCAGCTTTATCGGGCCGACTGGTCGGATGACGGCAAGACATTGTTGCTGGCCGATTCCTTTTACTCTGATCCTTCCCGTTACCACTTCAATCATTTTGGTCCGGTCTCGTTAGCGTTCGACCTGGAAACGAGGCGTTTCCGTGATGCGGCCCCGGTTCCTGACAAGGCCGAGGCGATCGACATTGTCGATCCGAAGTCAGGCGGGCCTGCAAGCGTCTTGTCTTCGCTCCGCAACAGCCCCGACGCACCGGCGGATACGCGCGATCTGACGCTGAAGGTGAATGACAAAAGGTACAACTTGAATCCGCATTTGTTGCCGGACCCTGTTCGGAATCAGATCTTAGGAACGCGTCTGTTTCGCGAGAGCGAGTTTGGCTCTCCCTGGTCCTACGCGGCGAATCCCCATAGCGGTCAAGGGGGCGGTCCTCATTCGATTATTGTCGGCTCGAAGACAGGACAGGTAATGCAATTTGAGATCGCTCCCGTGAAAGGTACCGGGCCTCCGGTGATGCTTGTCATTCGCAAGTTTGTCGGACACACGGGAGCAGTCACATCGGTCGCAATTTCTCCCGACGGCACACGACTGGCGACATCGTCCTGGGATGGCACGATCCGATTATGGAAGTTGGGCCCCATAGCGCCCCAGGGCGACGTCGATTTCGCCAGCGACGGTTCTAGCGTCACGAATGTTCCGCCGGCCAGCGAAGCGGCGCGAGCCGGGATTATTGCTCGCGATGTGATCGTCAAGTTCAATGACGGCTCGTTCTTTGAACGAAACTACCTATTCACGCAAGACTCGCTGTTGCCGGGCGCCGAAGTTGATCTCAAGATCGCTCGCAAGAGCGACCCCTTGTCCCCGTGGAAGGTCATGACGAAGACGATCCGTCTGAGCCCTGCTCCTGAAATTGTCGAGCCGTATCTGACGTTGTTTTTAGATCGACATGGGGAGTGGGTCGGTTACACGCCGCGCGGCTATTTTGACGGCACCCCGCAAGGACAACAGTACGTCGGCTGGCACCTCAACCGAGCGCGTCATCAAACGGCTGAGTTCTATGCGGTGGGTCAGTTTGACCAGTTATATCGCCCGGATATTGTACGTGAAACGATTCGCCTGGCCGACGAAAGCGAAGCGATCCAGTTGGCCAATGGGGAGCTCCGTGAAATGCCCAATCCTCCGGACGATAATCTCGATTTTCGCAATCGTGACACTGTCGAAGCGCATCGACCGCCAGAGGTCGCCGTGTCGCACAAGCCATTGCCACCCAATGGAGGGCGGTATTCTGTCTTGGTTGAAACGCGAGTCGCAACTGCCGTCGACAAGCCGGTCAAGAAGATTGATGTCCGCTCGAACGGCCAACCGGTTTTGGTTCTCCCCATCGACGAGCATGAGCAGGTCGTCGGCAATCAGCGGATTCGCGTCTTGACGCACGAGGTGCCGCTGCCGACTCGGGAGAACGTCATCACGGTTGAGGCAATCGGGGAGAGCACCCAAACCACTGAACGCCGCGAAATCAACATTAAGCCAGCGGAAGTAATGAACGACGAAACCCCCAACCTTTACATCCTGGCGATCGGGATTTCAGAGTATCAAAATCCAAGTCTAAAATTGCAATTTGCACATAAAGATGCGATCGACTTTGCAAACGCTTGGCGTCGCTACGAAGGCCAACATTACTCGAAAGTAATCTCGAAGGTTCTGGTCGATGAAGAAGCGACGACGAACAACATTCGCGACGCGATGGATTGGCTATCTCGTTCCGTCCGCCCCCACAAGGATCTGGCCTTCGTATTCCTGGCTGGTCACGCAGTTTACGAACGTCGCGCCGGATGGTTTTTCGGCGCAGTGAATTTAGATCGAGACCGGCTCCGTGCGACGGGGATTGGTCATGACGAGTTGACCGGCTGGCTCGATGACGAGCTTCCGTGCGACAAGATTCTATTCACCGATACGTGTCACGCGACGAAGGCTGTCCGAGAGATGGGATTTCTGCCCAGGCATCCTCAGGAGAAAGACATTTGGCGCGAGACGAATACCTTGGTGATTGCGTCTTGCAACGATGACCAAGAAAGCGTCGAGTCGAACCTGTGGGAGAACGGAGCGTTTACCGAGGCGATGCTCGAGGCGCTGTCAGGCTCCGTGGCCGACTATGACGGCGACTTTTGGATTAGTTTGAAGGAAATCTCCGTCTATTTAGACAATAAGGTGCCGAATCTGGCTTCGGAACTGGGCATAGTGCAACATCCCTCGATGAAGAATCGCTTGGGAATTGGCAAATTGGTCCTCGCGCCAGTCGTGATTCCGTGA
- a CDS encoding RNA polymerase sigma factor has protein sequence MSAQNQSTLEITTDESLAAVVADDGRTTAAEAAFLQLYERYSARVLTFLRRLGLDHSRAEDAAQETWQKVWDKLPENGYKSGSWFRPWLFHVARNCGMDMFRAAGKFKNADGHSEWENAADNHANPIMLTLELERMSILENCLKRLEKANITWARVFRSRMAGQRFGEICAVLEISKERAHRILFDAKRRMSDCVQGAEG, from the coding sequence ATGAGCGCGCAAAATCAATCCACGCTGGAAATCACGACGGACGAGTCGCTAGCGGCGGTCGTCGCCGACGACGGGCGTACAACGGCTGCTGAAGCGGCGTTTCTACAGCTCTACGAGAGGTATTCGGCAAGAGTCCTCACTTTCCTGCGTCGTCTCGGCTTGGATCATAGTCGCGCCGAGGATGCTGCCCAGGAAACGTGGCAAAAGGTCTGGGATAAGCTGCCGGAAAACGGCTATAAGTCAGGCTCCTGGTTTCGCCCGTGGTTGTTCCATGTCGCCCGAAATTGCGGAATGGATATGTTTCGCGCGGCAGGCAAGTTCAAAAATGCGGATGGCCATTCGGAATGGGAAAACGCCGCTGACAACCACGCCAATCCAATAATGCTGACGCTTGAATTGGAGCGGATGTCGATTCTGGAAAACTGCCTGAAACGGCTGGAAAAGGCGAATATTACCTGGGCGCGAGTCTTCCGGTCGCGGATGGCCGGCCAGAGATTTGGGGAGATTTGCGCCGTCCTGGAGATCTCGAAAGAAAGGGCCCACCGGATTCTCTTTGACGCCAAGCGGCGCATGTCGGATTGCGTTCAAGGAGCGGAAGGATGA
- a CDS encoding M20/M25/M40 family metallo-hydrolase, protein MTRLTSILALLLLSPLAVAGEASLGEAVNSIQSGEIKRHVDTLADDSFEGREAGSRGGRAAGNYIVEFLKAHGLKPAGDKGTYFQWFGSEYRNILAMLPGKDPQLAEQVIIVGAHYDHVGYGNSTNSFGPTGYIHNGADDNASGTSGLLEVVEAFSKLAEPPQRSVLFVFWDGEEKGLLGSKHWLQDPTINLSRVKFYINLDMIGRLRKGRVEVSGGRTSHGLRRLITNANEGTQLALDFDWEVKPNSDHHPFYERSIPFVMLHTGLHDQYHRPQDDVEFISCDGAESVSRMAFQLVWMLANEETSRSFRDMARREGPSQRKQFESAYLGRGSRLGIRWATDEEMSDGLTVKEVTPGSPASRAGVRAGDKIVQFAGLPVNEVEQFLINVQASPNDTTITVARDGEAEPLELPLTLNEKPSPLGIRWRADEANGDLMFLTSVVPGSLASACGLMTGDRVYEANGQKFSDGNQFYELVTDFTKPLRLVVERQGRLSTIEVETSKLHAILGIGPMTEEPTTDATTVLENPALENPAASGQ, encoded by the coding sequence ATGACCCGCCTGACCTCGATTTTGGCCCTGCTGCTGTTGTCACCCCTGGCGGTTGCCGGGGAGGCGAGCCTGGGGGAAGCCGTCAATTCGATCCAAAGCGGCGAGATCAAGCGGCATGTCGATACCCTCGCCGATGACTCGTTTGAGGGGCGCGAAGCGGGGAGCCGCGGCGGGCGAGCGGCTGGAAATTACATCGTCGAGTTTCTGAAGGCCCACGGTCTGAAGCCGGCCGGCGACAAGGGGACCTACTTCCAGTGGTTCGGGAGTGAGTATCGCAACATCCTGGCGATGCTGCCGGGCAAAGATCCGCAACTGGCCGAACAGGTAATCATCGTCGGCGCGCACTATGACCACGTCGGATACGGAAACTCGACCAACAGCTTTGGCCCGACCGGCTACATCCATAATGGAGCGGACGACAACGCCAGCGGGACGTCAGGACTGTTAGAAGTCGTCGAGGCGTTCTCGAAGCTGGCTGAACCGCCGCAGCGGAGCGTCTTGTTCGTCTTCTGGGACGGAGAAGAGAAGGGGCTGCTCGGATCGAAGCATTGGCTGCAGGATCCGACCATCAACCTTTCGCGGGTGAAGTTTTACATCAATCTCGACATGATCGGCCGTCTGCGCAAAGGACGAGTCGAAGTGTCAGGCGGTCGTACGTCGCATGGTCTTCGTCGTCTGATCACCAATGCGAATGAAGGGACGCAGTTGGCGCTCGACTTCGATTGGGAAGTGAAACCGAATAGCGATCATCACCCGTTCTACGAACGAAGCATTCCGTTCGTCATGCTCCATACGGGGCTGCACGATCAATACCATCGCCCGCAGGACGACGTGGAGTTCATCTCGTGCGACGGCGCCGAGTCGGTCTCACGGATGGCCTTCCAGTTAGTCTGGATGTTGGCCAACGAAGAGACGTCGCGCAGCTTCCGCGACATGGCTCGCCGCGAAGGTCCCTCGCAACGCAAGCAGTTTGAAAGCGCCTACCTTGGTCGCGGCTCGCGCTTGGGGATTCGTTGGGCGACCGACGAAGAGATGTCGGACGGATTGACCGTGAAAGAGGTCACGCCAGGTTCGCCGGCTTCGCGGGCCGGTGTTCGCGCCGGCGACAAGATCGTTCAATTCGCTGGGCTTCCGGTCAATGAAGTCGAGCAGTTTTTGATCAACGTCCAGGCTTCGCCGAACGACACGACGATCACGGTCGCGCGAGACGGGGAAGCGGAGCCGCTCGAGTTGCCGCTGACGCTGAACGAAAAACCTTCGCCGCTAGGGATTCGCTGGCGAGCCGACGAGGCGAACGGCGATTTGATGTTTCTGACGTCGGTCGTGCCCGGCTCGCTCGCTTCGGCGTGCGGATTGATGACAGGGGATCGCGTCTACGAGGCGAACGGCCAGAAGTTCAGCGACGGCAATCAGTTCTATGAACTGGTGACCGACTTTACAAAACCGCTTCGCCTGGTGGTGGAACGTCAAGGACGTCTGAGCACGATCGAAGTCGAAACCTCGAAGCTG